A single genomic interval of Rosistilla ulvae harbors:
- a CDS encoding glycosyltransferase, whose protein sequence is MNTLLLVTDQPFWRRENGSQQRSWALLQFLKSQGFRATCFYMVPLTDSDILATRELGLQIVAFDPNGSWFAKRVHGIANMFGRRRRKAKRPASQAAGVSKSPPGTLQTYRWPAAAAQFQKLVARLHPDLVLCNYVIWGNLLEAFPSGQRPFLAVVDTQDVLHQRQQSFSRYGADHWIEITRDEEAQALGLFDLILAAQADEAKTLRAMVPEVDVVQVGHDHDRHARPDVIDPQRRLPDAPVRIGMIGSGNAANRDGLRWFIDEVWNNGLSAQNVELLVAGSLSSEMDGPTDSGAPQVRCLGVVQPLDAFYDQVDVVINPIRFGSGIKIKTIEAFRFGKPLVVHPHSTQGLSEAAKEAVLVADTAAEFSAACQRLVDSAAMRREMSQRMLQFDRTELSAKSVYSDLVAWLREHDLCVASGRPA, encoded by the coding sequence ATGAATACTCTGTTACTCGTTACCGATCAACCGTTCTGGCGGCGCGAGAATGGATCGCAGCAGCGATCTTGGGCACTGTTGCAATTTCTGAAGTCGCAAGGTTTTCGCGCGACCTGCTTCTACATGGTGCCGCTGACCGATAGCGACATCCTGGCGACGCGCGAACTCGGATTGCAAATCGTTGCGTTTGATCCGAATGGCTCTTGGTTTGCAAAGCGAGTTCACGGTATCGCGAACATGTTCGGTCGACGACGTCGCAAAGCGAAGCGTCCCGCTTCTCAAGCTGCCGGTGTTTCAAAGTCGCCGCCGGGCACGCTGCAAACCTATCGCTGGCCAGCTGCGGCGGCGCAGTTTCAAAAACTGGTCGCCCGCCTGCATCCCGATTTGGTCCTCTGCAATTACGTTATCTGGGGCAACCTGTTGGAAGCGTTCCCGTCCGGCCAGCGACCTTTTCTGGCGGTTGTCGATACGCAGGACGTGCTGCACCAGCGGCAACAGAGTTTCTCGCGGTACGGAGCCGACCATTGGATCGAGATCACTCGCGACGAAGAGGCACAGGCGCTTGGCCTGTTCGATTTGATTCTCGCCGCCCAAGCCGACGAAGCGAAGACGCTTCGCGCGATGGTGCCCGAGGTCGACGTCGTTCAAGTCGGTCACGATCACGATCGGCACGCGAGGCCAGATGTCATCGATCCGCAGCGGCGGTTGCCGGACGCCCCCGTCCGGATCGGGATGATTGGATCTGGCAATGCCGCGAATCGCGATGGCCTGCGATGGTTTATCGACGAGGTCTGGAATAACGGCCTGTCGGCGCAGAATGTTGAATTGCTCGTGGCCGGATCGCTGAGCAGCGAGATGGATGGCCCAACGGATTCAGGGGCACCGCAGGTTCGCTGTCTGGGCGTGGTGCAACCGCTTGACGCTTTTTATGACCAAGTCGATGTGGTGATCAATCCGATCCGGTTTGGAAGCGGCATCAAAATCAAGACGATCGAAGCGTTTCGGTTTGGCAAGCCGCTGGTGGTCCATCCCCACAGCACTCAAGGGCTCTCCGAAGCAGCAAAAGAGGCAGTGTTGGTTGCCGATACCGCCGCGGAATTTTCCGCTGCCTGCCAGCGATTGGTCGATAGTGCGGCGATGCGACGCGAGATGTCGCAACGGATGTTGCAGTTCGATCGGACTGAACTGTCGGCGAAATCGGTCTACAGCGACCTGGTCGCGTGGCTGCGCGAGCACGACCTTTGTGTCGCCAGCGGCCGTCCCGCTTGA
- a CDS encoding glycosyltransferase family 8 protein yields the protein MNTQQSTAATARHAPPADRSDATIDVVCAADDAYAMPLAVTLKSACRNLAKGSRIRLFFITGGINDANWSMIEATLADEPIDIHVIQPDRAIFADLTISHHISHTAYFRLLTAELLPSDVRRVIYLDSDLFIQEDLGHLWALPIEAKFCLATVDVACPYVDARLGCANYRMANPYMASLSPIRNYRELGLDGSSEYFNSGVMVLNLDLWRKEEMATRLLKTLRDNQKYVWCWDQYALNVACHGNWGRFDPRWNQGAHVFEYPSARHAPIEVNQWDQMRTDPAIVHFTTEFKPWQHNSNHPRSEVFYEGLDETAWRGWRPDTSRSNFKDWFNRQVLAAIKQATISSRRLTSMWAAG from the coding sequence GTGAACACACAACAATCAACCGCCGCGACAGCGCGGCACGCTCCGCCCGCCGATCGATCCGATGCGACGATCGATGTCGTTTGTGCGGCAGACGATGCGTATGCGATGCCCCTGGCAGTCACGCTCAAGAGCGCTTGCCGCAACTTGGCCAAAGGCTCTCGGATCCGTTTGTTCTTCATCACCGGTGGGATCAACGACGCAAATTGGTCGATGATCGAAGCGACGCTCGCAGACGAACCGATCGATATCCATGTGATCCAACCCGATCGCGCGATCTTCGCAGACCTGACGATCTCGCATCATATTTCACACACCGCCTACTTCCGGCTGCTGACTGCCGAACTGTTGCCAAGCGATGTGCGACGGGTGATCTATCTCGATTCGGACCTGTTCATCCAAGAGGACCTTGGCCACTTGTGGGCGTTGCCGATCGAAGCGAAGTTCTGTCTGGCAACCGTCGACGTCGCCTGCCCCTATGTCGACGCGCGGCTTGGATGTGCGAACTATCGCATGGCCAATCCTTATATGGCGTCGCTCTCTCCGATCCGGAACTACCGCGAACTAGGGCTCGACGGATCCAGCGAGTACTTCAATAGCGGCGTGATGGTTCTGAATCTTGACTTGTGGCGCAAGGAAGAGATGGCGACGCGATTGCTGAAAACGCTCCGCGACAATCAAAAGTACGTATGGTGCTGGGATCAGTACGCGCTCAACGTGGCTTGTCATGGCAACTGGGGACGCTTTGATCCGCGCTGGAACCAGGGGGCGCATGTGTTTGAGTATCCGTCGGCACGGCACGCGCCAATCGAAGTGAACCAATGGGATCAGATGCGAACCGATCCGGCGATCGTGCACTTCACGACAGAATTCAAGCCTTGGCAACACAACTCCAATCACCCTCGCAGCGAAGTCTTTTACGAGGGGCTGGATGAAACTGCCTGGCGCGGGTGGCGGCCCGATACCAGCAGGTCCAACTTCAAGGATTGGTTCAATCGGCAAGTGCTTGCCGCGATCAAACAAGCGACGATCTCTTCCCGACGATTGACTTCGATGTGGGCCGCAGGATAA
- a CDS encoding glycosyltransferase: MISIAAIYSIALLLWSIANWGFAWFFAARIVRPGIGNHRLHENQPFAPKASVLLSLRGCDPFLEQTLRGLLEQSYPDFEVIVVVDNRCDPAWDVAMQVKSERDAQDRIRIVELLNPLPTCSLKCSSLVQATSQISSTSQVVVLVDADVVPHANWLRGVVQPLSDPKVGVVTGNQWFDPRRRDTGSVLRSLWNSGALVATAINANPWAGTCAIRTADLLSSGLVDDWKTSVVDDGPIKAAMTRLGLRVHFDPNLIMVNRDQCTTAFVGRYVTRMLTWSRVYEPTFAGTVVHAAALALFTAGWLLFLIAAICWGDWPAAALLTSSMLIANGCMFLSWRTVRVAVGEAVATRGDSLHRMSWSEAAQVFALLPVCQLTHVFCTIKAIWVRQVNWRGITYRLHSQRRVEMVAYRPYVDNQQVPSEANLSV; the protein is encoded by the coding sequence ATGATCTCGATCGCTGCAATTTATTCGATCGCGCTGTTGCTGTGGTCGATTGCAAATTGGGGCTTCGCCTGGTTCTTTGCCGCACGGATTGTCCGGCCTGGCATTGGGAATCATAGGCTGCATGAAAACCAACCCTTCGCCCCCAAGGCTTCGGTGTTGCTGTCGTTGCGAGGCTGTGACCCTTTCCTGGAACAGACGTTGCGAGGTTTGCTGGAGCAATCTTATCCCGACTTCGAAGTCATCGTGGTGGTCGACAATCGGTGCGACCCAGCATGGGATGTTGCGATGCAAGTCAAGTCGGAACGCGACGCACAGGATCGCATCCGAATCGTCGAACTGCTGAATCCGTTGCCAACGTGCAGCCTGAAATGCAGTTCGCTGGTACAGGCGACAAGCCAGATCTCATCGACTAGCCAAGTGGTCGTGTTGGTGGATGCGGATGTTGTTCCGCACGCCAATTGGCTGCGTGGCGTGGTCCAACCGCTATCGGATCCGAAGGTCGGAGTCGTCACGGGCAATCAATGGTTCGATCCTCGCAGACGCGATACGGGATCGGTTTTGAGAAGCCTTTGGAATTCCGGCGCGTTGGTAGCGACGGCGATCAACGCAAACCCCTGGGCGGGGACCTGCGCGATCCGCACCGCCGACCTCCTGTCGTCGGGGCTGGTCGACGACTGGAAGACCTCCGTTGTCGATGACGGTCCGATCAAAGCGGCGATGACTCGGCTCGGGCTGCGAGTTCATTTCGATCCCAATCTGATCATGGTCAATCGAGACCAGTGCACGACCGCATTTGTCGGCCGCTACGTGACACGCATGCTCACGTGGAGCCGAGTCTACGAACCCACATTTGCGGGGACAGTCGTTCACGCAGCTGCCTTGGCTTTGTTTACCGCGGGCTGGTTGTTATTTCTGATCGCCGCGATCTGCTGGGGCGACTGGCCTGCGGCCGCATTGCTGACGTCATCGATGCTCATCGCCAACGGTTGCATGTTTCTCAGCTGGCGAACGGTTCGCGTTGCGGTCGGCGAAGCGGTCGCCACGAGAGGCGATTCACTGCACCGGATGTCGTGGAGTGAAGCGGCACAGGTCTTTGCCTTGCTCCCCGTATGCCAGCTGACGCACGTCTTTTGCACCATCAAAGCGATTTGGGTGCGGCAGGTGAACTGGCGAGGGATCACCTATCGTCTGCACAGCCAGCGGCGAGTCGAGATGGTTGCCTACCGCCCCTACGTTGACAATCAACAGGTTCCCTCCGAGGCAAACCTGTCCGTCTAG